The following proteins come from a genomic window of Streptomyces liliiviolaceus:
- a CDS encoding discoidin domain-containing protein has product MTDQSSSPRQLSRRSVVTTGSTLLAGFGLGALAPLPAAAAGGKGAAGSAPPAELALHRPVTVSSTAYAATPGSFVVDRLTSQGVRGSGWRAGAGDPQWISVDLQARCEVTRIRLTFEGDANDPVFTPPTTGNPASGTTGEEIQSSHAVDFVVETSTDHTSWTSVYRTTAGTGGVVDIELPRAVPARWVRMTSRRRSSPLPLGLNGFEVHGSAEGHRPPATGWTDWGTRTGPAPKLTVAGDGTVPVESGWRLTLDDWADGEGDSGKGEEGGGKGGDGKELSKTSVDTSRWLPATVPGTVLASLVDQGKLPDPVAGLNNLHIPEALSRHSWWYKRDFELPRGLRTGPGRRIWLEFDGVNHTADIWFNGHRVGELTYPFARSAHDVTELLAAGGGANGLAVRITPMPVPGSPGDKGPADEAWVDAGANQMNLNSPTYLAASGWDWMPAVRDRAAGIWNHVRLRSTGQVVIGDPRVDTVLPKLPDLSVAELTIVVPVRNADTADHRTTVSASFDDVRISKVVTVPAGRSVDVTFTPDAYGRLRVRDPKLWWPNGLGDPALHELTLTASVDGTKSDRRTIRFGIRRFGYEFEVPLPFTSTGDAYTQSVAFDRREARYVRVKCLTRATGWGSSLWALSVFDSERGSTDLALHAPAEASSEDGGDRGPANATDGDPGTRWSSAYEDDQWIRVDLGSPQSFDRVDLTWEQAYAKTFVVQVSSDDDTWIDVTSVDNGAIPLPFNNGDASLRVEDFAPRTARHVRIACGVRNTSWGNSLWSLGVIDSAEPGTDLALRRTATASTEESDHPAANATDGDPGTRWSSAYEDQQWIQVDLGSAKRFDRVAIVWESAYPKTYVVQVSDDGDTWTDVKSVSNTPDPLKISVNGVRVLARGGNWGWDELLRRMPPERMDAAVRMHRDMNFTMIRNWVGTCDREEFFAACDEHGILVWNDFPNAWGMDPPDHEAFDSIARDTVLRYRIHPSVVVWCGANEGNPPAAVDRGMRAAVEEQAPGLLYQNNSAGGIVTGGGPYGWVEPDKYFDPATYGSKDFGFHTEIGMPVVSTAASMRNLTGDEPEWPIRGAWYHHDWSERGNQAPQNYKAAVEARLGTATDLDDFARKAQFVNYENTRAMFEAWNANLWDNAGGLMLWMSHPAWHSTVWQTYDYDFDVNGTYFGARSACEPLHVQADPKGQVIAVNHTRKELRGAVVSARLLDLSGRQLGRGRSARLDVAPAATGKAFTVGWSDDLPELHLLRLTLEDGDGRELSRNTYWRYRTPAAMRALTRAPRAKVSTKVTRVSRSGARHELTATVRDQGSAVAAMVRLSLLDGRTGHRVLPTLYSDNYLWLLPGESRTVTLSWPARALAASHRPLLTAEAFNS; this is encoded by the coding sequence ATGACAGATCAGTCGAGTTCGCCGCGTCAGCTCTCGCGGCGATCCGTCGTCACCACGGGATCCACCCTGCTGGCAGGGTTCGGCCTGGGCGCCCTGGCTCCCCTGCCGGCTGCCGCCGCGGGCGGCAAGGGGGCTGCCGGGTCCGCGCCGCCCGCCGAACTCGCCCTGCACCGCCCGGTCACCGTCTCCTCCACGGCCTACGCGGCCACGCCGGGCTCCTTCGTGGTGGACCGGCTCACCTCGCAGGGCGTCCGGGGCAGCGGCTGGCGGGCCGGGGCGGGCGACCCGCAGTGGATCTCGGTCGATCTGCAGGCCCGCTGCGAGGTCACCCGGATCCGGCTCACCTTCGAGGGCGACGCGAACGACCCGGTGTTCACGCCTCCCACCACGGGAAATCCGGCCAGTGGCACCACGGGCGAGGAGATCCAGTCGAGTCATGCGGTCGACTTCGTCGTCGAGACGTCGACCGATCACACGTCCTGGACCAGCGTGTACCGCACGACGGCGGGCACCGGCGGTGTGGTGGACATCGAGCTCCCCCGCGCGGTTCCGGCGCGCTGGGTGCGGATGACCTCGCGCAGGCGCTCCAGCCCTCTTCCCCTCGGCCTGAACGGCTTCGAGGTGCACGGCAGTGCCGAGGGGCACCGGCCGCCGGCCACCGGCTGGACCGACTGGGGCACCCGCACCGGGCCCGCGCCGAAGCTGACCGTGGCCGGCGACGGCACCGTGCCGGTGGAGTCGGGCTGGCGGCTCACCCTCGACGACTGGGCGGACGGCGAGGGCGACAGCGGGAAGGGCGAGGAAGGCGGCGGGAAGGGCGGGGACGGCAAGGAGCTGTCGAAGACGTCCGTCGACACCAGCCGCTGGCTGCCCGCCACCGTGCCCGGCACGGTACTGGCCTCACTCGTGGACCAGGGCAAGCTGCCCGATCCCGTGGCAGGGCTCAACAACCTGCACATCCCCGAAGCCCTGTCCCGGCACTCGTGGTGGTACAAGCGGGACTTCGAGCTGCCGCGCGGCCTGCGCACCGGACCCGGCCGCCGGATCTGGCTGGAGTTCGACGGCGTCAACCACACGGCCGACATCTGGTTCAACGGCCACCGCGTGGGCGAGCTGACCTACCCCTTCGCCCGCTCGGCCCACGACGTGACCGAACTGCTCGCCGCGGGCGGCGGGGCCAACGGGCTCGCGGTGCGGATCACGCCGATGCCGGTGCCCGGCAGCCCCGGCGACAAGGGCCCCGCGGATGAGGCCTGGGTGGACGCGGGCGCCAACCAGATGAACCTCAACTCGCCCACCTACTTGGCCGCTTCGGGCTGGGACTGGATGCCCGCGGTACGCGACCGGGCCGCGGGCATCTGGAACCACGTCCGGCTGAGATCCACCGGCCAGGTCGTGATCGGCGACCCCCGGGTGGACACCGTGCTGCCGAAGCTGCCGGACCTGTCGGTGGCCGAGCTGACGATCGTCGTCCCGGTCCGCAACGCCGACACCGCCGACCACCGCACGACGGTCTCCGCGTCCTTCGACGACGTACGGATCAGCAAGGTCGTCACCGTCCCGGCGGGCAGGAGCGTCGACGTCACGTTCACCCCGGACGCCTACGGCCGGCTGCGGGTGCGGGACCCAAAGCTGTGGTGGCCGAACGGGCTCGGGGACCCCGCCCTACACGAGCTGACCCTCACCGCGTCGGTCGACGGCACCAAGAGCGACCGCCGCACCATCCGCTTCGGAATCCGCCGATTCGGTTACGAGTTCGAGGTGCCGCTGCCGTTCACGTCCACCGGCGACGCGTACACCCAGTCCGTGGCCTTCGACCGGCGCGAGGCCAGATACGTACGCGTGAAGTGCCTTACGCGCGCGACCGGTTGGGGCAGTTCGTTGTGGGCGCTGTCCGTGTTCGACAGTGAGCGGGGCTCGACCGACCTCGCGCTGCACGCACCGGCCGAGGCGTCGAGCGAGGACGGCGGCGACCGTGGTCCGGCCAACGCGACCGACGGCGATCCGGGCACCCGCTGGTCGTCGGCCTACGAGGACGACCAGTGGATCCGCGTCGACCTGGGCTCGCCGCAGTCGTTCGACCGGGTCGACCTGACGTGGGAGCAGGCGTACGCGAAGACCTTCGTCGTCCAGGTCTCCTCCGACGACGACACCTGGATCGATGTCACGTCGGTGGACAACGGCGCGATCCCCCTGCCCTTCAACAACGGCGACGCCAGTCTCCGGGTCGAGGACTTCGCGCCGCGCACCGCCCGCCATGTCCGGATCGCCTGCGGGGTGCGCAACACGAGCTGGGGCAACTCCCTGTGGTCGCTGGGCGTCATCGACAGCGCCGAGCCCGGCACCGATCTCGCCCTGCGGCGGACGGCGACCGCGTCCACCGAGGAGTCCGACCACCCGGCCGCGAACGCCACCGACGGCGACCCGGGAACGCGCTGGTCGTCGGCGTACGAGGACCAGCAGTGGATCCAGGTCGACCTCGGTTCCGCGAAGCGGTTCGACCGGGTGGCGATCGTGTGGGAGTCCGCCTACCCGAAGACGTACGTCGTCCAGGTGTCCGACGACGGGGACACCTGGACCGATGTGAAGTCCGTGTCCAACACCCCCGATCCGCTGAAGATCAGTGTGAACGGCGTCCGGGTGCTGGCCCGGGGCGGCAACTGGGGCTGGGACGAACTGCTGCGCCGGATGCCGCCGGAGCGGATGGACGCGGCGGTGCGGATGCACCGCGACATGAACTTCACGATGATCCGCAACTGGGTCGGCACCTGCGACCGGGAGGAGTTCTTCGCCGCCTGCGACGAGCACGGCATCCTGGTGTGGAACGACTTCCCGAACGCCTGGGGCATGGACCCGCCGGACCACGAGGCCTTCGACTCGATCGCGCGGGACACCGTGCTGCGCTACCGGATCCATCCGAGCGTGGTCGTCTGGTGCGGGGCCAACGAGGGCAACCCGCCCGCCGCCGTCGACCGGGGCATGCGCGCCGCCGTGGAGGAGCAGGCGCCCGGCCTGCTCTACCAGAACAACTCGGCCGGCGGGATCGTCACCGGCGGCGGCCCCTACGGCTGGGTCGAGCCGGACAAGTACTTCGACCCGGCCACGTACGGCAGCAAGGACTTCGGTTTCCACACCGAGATCGGCATGCCCGTCGTCTCCACCGCCGCCAGCATGCGGAACCTGACGGGCGACGAGCCCGAGTGGCCGATACGCGGCGCCTGGTACCACCACGACTGGAGCGAGCGCGGGAATCAGGCGCCGCAGAACTACAAGGCCGCCGTCGAGGCCCGGCTCGGGACGGCCACGGACCTGGACGACTTCGCCCGCAAGGCCCAGTTCGTCAACTACGAGAACACCCGCGCCATGTTCGAGGCGTGGAACGCGAACCTGTGGGACAACGCCGGCGGCTTGATGCTGTGGATGTCGCATCCGGCGTGGCACAGCACCGTCTGGCAGACCTACGACTACGACTTCGACGTCAACGGCACTTACTTCGGGGCGCGTTCGGCCTGCGAGCCGCTGCATGTCCAGGCCGACCCGAAGGGGCAGGTCATCGCGGTCAACCACACGCGCAAGGAGCTGCGGGGGGCCGTCGTCTCGGCGCGGCTGCTCGATCTGTCGGGCAGGCAGCTCGGCAGGGGCAGGAGCGCCCGGCTGGACGTGGCACCGGCCGCGACCGGCAAGGCGTTCACCGTCGGCTGGAGCGACGACCTGCCCGAACTCCACCTGCTGCGGCTGACGTTGGAGGACGGCGACGGCCGTGAGCTGTCGCGGAACACCTACTGGCGCTACCGCACCCCGGCCGCCATGCGGGCCCTGACCCGGGCGCCGCGCGCCAAGGTGTCCACGAAGGTCACCCGCGTGTCCCGGTCCGGAGCCCGGCACGAACTGACCGCCACCGTACGCGATCAGGGGTCGGCCGTCGCCGCCATGGTCCGGCTGTCGCTGCTGGACGGGAGGACGGGGCATCGCGTCCTGCCGACCCTCTACAGCGACAACTACCTGTGGCTGCTGCCCGGCGAGTCCCGGACGGTCACACTGTCGTGGCCCGCCCGGGCCCTCGCCGCCTCGCACCGGCCGCTCCTGACGGCGGAGGCGTTCAACTCGTAG
- a CDS encoding LamG-like jellyroll fold domain-containing protein, which yields MTAAEPQNPLHRRALLRVAAALPVAGAGVAAFEASAQAAPGPAPAGATASAHTSTAHGGPFDPVSPRFVLAVLPDTQYLFDADSADPAPLREAFRHLVAERGEANIAFMTHLGDVTEHGTEDEIERAADTFRTIHGKVPYSVLAGNHDIDSGDDQRGDSAYLAAFGPARYKSMPTYRGASPDGYNTYHVLKAADRSWLVLALDWRISDKGLTWAQGVLDAHPTLPAVLTTHDIAWADDDGKAQLSDNGERLWDGLVRGNDQIFLALGGHYWPPGRTVLRNDSDNDVHVHITNYQDRYYGGAGMIRTYGFDLARGVVDVETFSPWLLARDPEKRSPLEAETIELTGDADRFSLDIDFDERFKGFAPVAVPKPRPASAVMPRGTVAYWRFDAAGTSAGGTAGKPVANGAVVRDLTGNGNDLTVSRLAAGGSDALTWSADHHPGQPAHASLRFDGGKSPDRGAILTTAARAALNSEKFLRGYTIETFVRLPEPFEGDHSWMGILSWEGRNGDAGKTTGWSPLEPTCSLNLSPERFLQFVVYPQRQDADPTSWSHAVPVGRWIHIALVNDGRRTVMYVDGSKIARNPSQPSTGIATLGKPFVLGATQFDESFGQGFYGWMGDTRIVNRALSAHEFLTPYA from the coding sequence ATGACTGCGGCAGAACCCCAGAACCCCCTGCACAGACGCGCGCTGCTGCGCGTCGCGGCAGCCCTGCCCGTGGCCGGCGCCGGTGTCGCCGCCTTCGAGGCGTCCGCGCAGGCCGCCCCCGGCCCGGCCCCCGCCGGCGCCACCGCCTCCGCCCACACCTCCACCGCCCACGGCGGCCCTTTCGACCCCGTGAGCCCGCGGTTCGTGCTGGCCGTCCTGCCCGACACGCAGTACCTCTTCGACGCCGACAGCGCCGACCCCGCCCCGCTGCGGGAGGCCTTCCGTCATCTGGTCGCCGAGCGCGGCGAGGCGAACATCGCCTTCATGACGCACCTCGGCGATGTCACCGAGCACGGCACCGAGGACGAGATCGAACGCGCCGCCGACACCTTCCGGACCATCCACGGCAAGGTGCCCTACAGCGTCCTGGCGGGCAACCACGACATCGACTCCGGCGACGACCAGCGCGGCGACTCCGCGTACCTCGCCGCCTTCGGGCCCGCCCGCTACAAGTCCATGCCGACCTACCGCGGCGCCTCGCCCGACGGCTACAACACGTACCACGTGCTCAAGGCCGCGGACCGGTCCTGGCTCGTCCTCGCCCTCGACTGGCGGATCTCGGACAAGGGACTGACCTGGGCGCAGGGCGTCCTCGACGCGCACCCCACGCTGCCCGCCGTCCTCACCACCCATGACATCGCCTGGGCCGACGACGACGGCAAGGCGCAGCTGTCGGACAACGGCGAGCGCCTGTGGGACGGCCTCGTCCGCGGCAACGACCAGATCTTCCTGGCGCTGGGCGGCCACTACTGGCCGCCGGGCCGCACGGTCCTGCGCAACGACTCCGACAACGATGTCCACGTCCACATCACCAACTACCAGGACCGCTACTACGGCGGCGCCGGCATGATCCGTACGTACGGCTTCGACCTGGCCCGCGGGGTCGTCGACGTCGAGACCTTCTCACCGTGGCTCCTCGCCAGGGACCCGGAGAAGCGGTCGCCGCTGGAAGCCGAGACCATCGAACTGACCGGTGACGCCGACCGGTTCAGCCTGGACATCGACTTCGACGAACGGTTCAAGGGCTTCGCCCCGGTCGCCGTGCCGAAGCCGCGGCCCGCCTCCGCGGTGATGCCGCGCGGCACGGTCGCGTACTGGCGCTTCGACGCCGCCGGGACCTCGGCGGGCGGCACCGCGGGCAAGCCCGTCGCGAACGGCGCCGTCGTGCGCGACCTCACCGGCAACGGCAACGACCTGACCGTGAGCCGGCTGGCCGCCGGCGGCTCCGACGCGCTCACCTGGTCCGCCGACCACCACCCCGGCCAGCCCGCGCACGCCAGCCTCCGCTTCGACGGCGGCAAGAGCCCGGACCGCGGCGCGATCCTGACGACCGCCGCCCGGGCCGCCCTGAACAGCGAGAAGTTCCTGCGCGGCTACACCATCGAGACCTTCGTCAGGCTGCCCGAGCCCTTCGAGGGCGACCACTCCTGGATGGGCATCCTCAGCTGGGAGGGCCGCAACGGCGACGCGGGCAAGACCACGGGCTGGTCCCCGCTGGAACCGACCTGCAGCCTCAACCTGTCACCCGAGCGGTTCCTCCAGTTCGTGGTCTATCCGCAGCGCCAGGACGCCGACCCCACGTCGTGGAGCCACGCGGTGCCGGTGGGCCGCTGGATACACATCGCCCTCGTCAACGACGGCCGCCGCACGGTGATGTACGTGGACGGCTCGAAGATCGCCCGCAATCCTTCGCAGCCGTCCACCGGCATCGCCACCCTCGGCAAGCCCTTCGTCCTCGGAGCCACCCAGTTCGACGAGAGCTTCGGGCAGGGCTTCTACGGCTGGATGGGCGACACGCGCATCGTGAACAGGGCGCTGTCAGCGCACGAGTTCCTCACGCCGTACGCCTGA
- a CDS encoding acyl-CoA carboxylase subunit epsilon: MDTPDIPLLTFVRGAPTDEEVAAVLAVVHGRADRTGPEEPTRTAGSPRWAQTRVYRTPRAWTSR, translated from the coding sequence ATGGACACACCCGACATCCCCCTGCTGACGTTCGTCCGCGGAGCGCCCACCGACGAGGAGGTGGCGGCCGTGCTCGCCGTGGTGCACGGCCGCGCCGACCGCACCGGGCCCGAGGAGCCGACCCGCACGGCCGGGAGCCCCCGCTGGGCGCAGACGCGGGTCTACCGGACACCCCGGGCCTGGACCTCGCGCTGA
- a CDS encoding acyl-CoA carboxylase subunit beta, whose product MTMVAGEAADVKGTTDVPGPAAGADEEPPDMRSGVAELLQVRARAEQGPSPRATEQQHARGKLTVRERLDLLFDPGTFREIEQLRRHRATGFGLQDRRPSTDGVVTGWGEVAGRTVFVYAHDFRIFGGSLGEAHAEKIHKVMDLAEAAGAPLVSLNDGAGARIQEGVTALAGYGGIFRRIVRASGVIPQISVILGPCAGGATYAPALTDFVFMVRDTSQMYITGPDVVKAVTGEDVTHEQLGGAQVHGSVSGAATHVCDSERECLEEVRYLLSLLPSNNRELPPVVVADDPPERRSEALLDIVPPDPKRSYDMRAVIEEIVDHGEFFEMHSRWATNIICAFARFEGHVVGIVGNQPAAMAGVLDIHASEKAARFVQTCDAFSIPLVTLVDVPGFLPGTDQEHDGIIRHGAKLLYAYCNATVPRIQVILRKAYGGAYIVMDSRSIGADLSFAWPTNEIAVMGAEGAANVVFRREIAAAPDPEAVRAQRIKEYRQELMHPYYAAQRGLVDDVIDPAETRAVLVDALAMLRSKDARLPSRKHGNLPM is encoded by the coding sequence ATGACCATGGTCGCGGGGGAAGCGGCGGACGTGAAGGGCACGACGGACGTTCCCGGCCCGGCCGCCGGGGCGGACGAGGAGCCGCCCGACATGCGCTCGGGCGTCGCCGAGCTGCTCCAGGTCCGGGCACGGGCCGAGCAGGGTCCTTCGCCCCGTGCGACCGAACAGCAGCACGCCCGGGGCAAACTGACGGTCCGTGAGCGGCTGGACCTGCTCTTCGACCCGGGCACCTTCCGTGAGATCGAGCAGTTGCGCAGGCACCGCGCCACCGGGTTCGGCCTCCAGGACCGGCGCCCGTCGACCGATGGTGTGGTCACCGGCTGGGGCGAGGTGGCCGGCCGGACCGTGTTCGTCTACGCCCATGACTTCCGCATCTTCGGCGGCTCCCTCGGCGAGGCCCACGCGGAGAAGATCCACAAGGTGATGGACCTGGCCGAGGCGGCGGGCGCACCCCTGGTCAGCCTGAACGACGGCGCCGGCGCCCGCATCCAGGAGGGCGTCACCGCGCTCGCCGGCTACGGCGGGATCTTCCGCCGGATCGTCCGCGCGTCGGGCGTCATCCCGCAGATCAGCGTGATCCTCGGGCCGTGCGCCGGAGGCGCCACCTACGCCCCGGCGCTCACCGACTTCGTGTTCATGGTCCGCGACACCTCACAGATGTACATCACAGGACCGGACGTGGTGAAGGCGGTCACGGGCGAGGACGTCACCCACGAGCAACTCGGCGGCGCACAGGTGCACGGTTCGGTCTCCGGAGCCGCCACCCATGTCTGCGACAGCGAGAGGGAATGCCTCGAAGAGGTCCGGTATCTGCTTTCCCTGCTCCCGTCCAACAACCGCGAGCTGCCGCCGGTCGTTGTCGCGGACGACCCGCCGGAACGGCGTTCCGAAGCGCTCCTCGACATCGTTCCACCGGACCCGAAAAGGTCGTACGACATGCGTGCCGTGATCGAGGAGATCGTCGATCACGGTGAATTCTTCGAGATGCATTCCCGCTGGGCCACCAACATCATCTGCGCATTCGCGCGCTTCGAGGGGCATGTCGTCGGAATAGTCGGGAACCAGCCCGCGGCCATGGCCGGAGTACTCGACATCCACGCCTCGGAAAAAGCGGCGCGATTCGTGCAGACCTGCGACGCCTTCAGTATTCCGCTGGTGACCCTGGTCGACGTCCCCGGCTTCCTCCCGGGCACGGACCAGGAACACGACGGCATCATCCGGCACGGCGCGAAACTGCTCTACGCGTACTGCAACGCGACCGTCCCGCGCATCCAGGTGATCCTGCGCAAGGCCTACGGCGGCGCCTACATCGTGATGGACTCACGGTCCATCGGCGCCGACCTGTCGTTCGCCTGGCCGACCAACGAGATCGCCGTGATGGGCGCCGAGGGCGCGGCGAACGTGGTGTTCCGGCGTGAGATCGCGGCCGCCCCCGACCCCGAGGCGGTCCGGGCCCAGCGGATCAAGGAGTACCGGCAGGAGCTCATGCACCCCTACTACGCGGCGCAGCGCGGGCTCGTCGACGACGTGATCGACCCCGCCGAAACCCGCGCCGTCCTGGTGGACGCGCTGGCGATGCTGCGCTCCAAGGACGCGCGGCTCCCCTCCCGCAAACACGGCAACCTTCCGATGTGA
- a CDS encoding thioesterase II family protein, giving the protein MTHSLVDTNAWVRRFRPAPDAGARLVCFPHAGGAASFYFPVARTLHPRVDVLAVQYPGRQERRSEKPFTDIGTLADLSFAALRPVLTERPVLFGHSMGAVVAFEVARRMEREGGVPPAALVVSGRRAPSRHREESVHLRSDEGVIAELKLLNGTDNSLLDDEELLRMFLPALRADYRAVETYTYVPGPALGCPVTVFTGDRDPQVTMDEALAWREHTTGPFDLEVFEGGHFYLSSDPATTLDRLESVLRAHGSGPAAS; this is encoded by the coding sequence ATGACGCACTCGCTCGTCGACACCAACGCATGGGTCCGGCGCTTCCGGCCGGCCCCGGACGCCGGAGCCCGTCTGGTGTGTTTTCCGCACGCCGGTGGCGCGGCGAGCTTCTATTTCCCCGTGGCCCGGACACTGCATCCGCGGGTGGATGTGCTCGCCGTGCAGTATCCGGGACGCCAGGAACGCCGTTCGGAAAAACCTTTCACCGACATCGGGACCCTGGCGGACCTGAGTTTCGCGGCGCTGCGGCCCGTGCTCACGGAGCGGCCCGTCCTGTTCGGGCACAGCATGGGAGCCGTCGTCGCGTTCGAGGTGGCCCGGCGGATGGAGCGCGAGGGCGGTGTCCCGCCCGCCGCACTGGTGGTGTCGGGACGGCGGGCGCCCTCGCGTCACCGGGAGGAGTCGGTCCATCTGCGCTCCGACGAGGGCGTGATCGCCGAACTGAAACTGCTGAACGGCACCGACAACTCCCTGCTGGACGACGAGGAGTTGCTGCGGATGTTCCTGCCGGCGCTGCGCGCCGACTACCGCGCCGTCGAGACCTACACGTACGTGCCCGGTCCCGCGCTCGGCTGCCCGGTCACCGTGTTCACCGGCGACCGGGATCCGCAGGTGACGATGGACGAGGCGCTGGCGTGGCGGGAGCACACCACCGGGCCGTTCGATCTGGAGGTCTTCGAGGGCGGCCACTTCTACCTCAGTTCCGATCCCGCCACGACCCTGGACCGGCTGGAGTCGGTGCTGCGCGCGCACGGCTCGGGTCCCGCGGCGTCATGA
- the thiO gene encoding glycine oxidase ThiO produces the protein MHIVIVGGGVIGLATAWRALAQGLAVTVVDPEPASRASYASAGMLPPANEQLYDDEPLRRLYLASRDRYPSFVAELEEVSGRSTGHRRDGVLDVALDTVAVADLDRAHRFHKAHGIRTEALTAEECRAYEPRFAPSVRGGLLAPDDGAVDPRRLTAALLAAIERLGGTLVTDRVTDVLIEGRATGVRLAGGGTVTGDRTVLAAGCWTHLLGGLPPGVVPQIRPVKGQILRLRSDGPFLHRTTRGLVGGSAVYLVPRADGELVVGATYEELGYDTTVTAGGLAELLGKARAVLPEVTGLAFAEVSAALRPGSPDDRPLIGATSVPDLLLATGHFRIGVQLCAVTADALAAVLSGGELPEAARPFSPVRGDGGGAG, from the coding sequence ATGCACATAGTGATCGTCGGCGGCGGAGTGATCGGCCTCGCCACGGCGTGGCGGGCGCTCGCCCAGGGACTGGCCGTCACCGTCGTGGACCCCGAGCCCGCGAGCCGGGCGTCGTACGCGTCGGCGGGCATGCTCCCGCCCGCCAACGAACAGCTCTACGACGACGAACCCCTCCGGCGTCTGTACCTGGCCTCCCGCGACCGCTATCCCTCGTTCGTCGCCGAACTGGAGGAGGTGTCCGGCCGGTCCACCGGACACCGCCGCGACGGCGTCCTGGACGTCGCCCTCGACACGGTGGCCGTCGCGGACCTCGACCGCGCGCACCGTTTCCACAAGGCGCACGGCATCAGGACCGAGGCCCTCACCGCCGAGGAGTGCCGCGCGTACGAACCGCGGTTCGCCCCGTCGGTGCGCGGCGGTCTCCTCGCCCCCGACGACGGGGCGGTCGACCCCCGGCGGCTGACCGCGGCGCTGCTGGCCGCGATCGAGCGGCTCGGCGGCACGCTCGTCACCGACCGGGTCACCGATGTGCTGATCGAGGGCCGCGCCACCGGCGTACGGCTCGCCGGCGGCGGCACCGTGACCGGCGACCGTACCGTCCTCGCGGCCGGCTGCTGGACCCATCTGCTCGGCGGCCTGCCGCCCGGTGTCGTCCCGCAGATCCGGCCGGTCAAGGGCCAGATCCTGCGCCTGCGCTCCGACGGGCCGTTCCTCCACCGCACCACCCGGGGCCTGGTCGGCGGCTCCGCGGTGTACCTGGTGCCGCGCGCCGACGGCGAACTGGTCGTGGGCGCGACCTACGAGGAGCTCGGCTACGACACGACCGTCACCGCGGGCGGCCTCGCCGAACTGCTCGGCAAGGCCCGCGCGGTCCTGCCCGAGGTCACCGGTCTGGCGTTCGCCGAGGTGAGCGCCGCGCTGCGGCCCGGCTCGCCGGACGACCGTCCGCTGATCGGCGCCACGTCCGTCCCGGACCTGCTGCTGGCCACCGGGCACTTCCGCATCGGGGTGCAGCTGTGCGCGGTGACCGCGGACGCGCTCGCCGCGGTGCTGTCCGGCGGTGAACTCCCCGAGGCCGCCCGGCCGTTCTCACCCGTACGCGGGGACGGCGGCGGCGCCGGCTAG